The proteins below are encoded in one region of Bosea sp. BIWAKO-01:
- a CDS encoding WD40 repeat domain-containing protein, with the protein MDTQTKPVSLREHVVPVTAGEHVVSASWLKQTLVFALADGRVLRWRDGEAESIDAHAGGILSACSDGERLISGGDDGRVVATAAEGEPIEIYRDPKRRWIDAVTFSGSGAIAWNTGKTVHARDDKGKLRSFDFASTPQGLVFAPKGYRLAVAQMNGVSLWYPNTEAKPDFLEWKGSHLDVTWSADGRFVVSSMQENALHGWRLGDKPAHMRMTGYPAKPRSLSWSHDGLWLASSGADAAIIWPFQGEGPTGKAPRECGARHAKVTRVAFHPKALVLAVGYDDGCILLVRLTDASELLVRPPLKASGITAFAWDKLGKRLAFGAEDGAAGILTLPT; encoded by the coding sequence ATGGACACGCAGACAAAACCCGTTTCGCTCCGCGAGCATGTCGTCCCGGTCACGGCCGGCGAGCATGTCGTCTCGGCTTCATGGCTCAAGCAGACGCTGGTGTTTGCGCTCGCCGACGGGCGCGTGCTGCGCTGGCGTGACGGTGAGGCCGAGAGCATTGACGCCCATGCTGGCGGTATCCTCTCCGCCTGCTCCGATGGCGAGCGCCTGATCAGCGGCGGCGATGACGGACGTGTCGTCGCCACGGCGGCCGAGGGTGAGCCGATCGAGATCTATCGTGATCCCAAGCGGCGCTGGATCGATGCCGTGACGTTCTCAGGCTCGGGGGCCATCGCCTGGAACACCGGAAAGACCGTCCATGCCCGCGACGACAAGGGCAAGCTCCGGTCCTTCGACTTCGCCTCGACGCCGCAGGGCCTCGTCTTTGCTCCGAAGGGCTACAGGCTCGCCGTCGCGCAGATGAACGGCGTCTCGCTCTGGTATCCGAACACCGAAGCGAAGCCCGACTTCCTGGAATGGAAGGGGTCGCATCTCGACGTGACCTGGTCCGCCGACGGCCGCTTCGTCGTCTCCTCGATGCAGGAGAACGCGCTGCATGGCTGGCGCCTCGGCGACAAGCCGGCGCATATGCGCATGACAGGCTATCCGGCAAAGCCACGCTCGCTGTCCTGGTCGCATGACGGGCTCTGGCTCGCCTCCAGCGGCGCGGATGCGGCGATCATCTGGCCCTTCCAGGGCGAGGGGCCCACCGGCAAGGCCCCGCGCGAATGCGGCGCGCGCCATGCCAAGGTCACCCGCGTCGCCTTCCATCCCAAGGCACTCGTGCTGGCCGTCGGCTATGATGATGGCTGCATCCTGCTGGTCCGGCTGACCGATGCCTCCGAGCTGCTGGTGCGCCCGCCGCTCAAGGCCAGCGGTATTACGGCCTTCGCCTGGGACAAGCTCGGCAAGCGCCTCGCCTTCGGCGCTGAGGATGGCGCGGCCGGCATCCTGACCCTGCCGACCTGA
- a CDS encoding metal ABC transporter substrate-binding protein, with amino-acid sequence MLNRRHLIAGLTAGLALSAAPLIARAQEKLPVVASFSILGDFAREIGGERVAVTILVGPDGDAHVYSPTPADAKSVAAAKLVLINGLKFEGWLSRLIKSSGTSAIIATATQGVSPLKLKDDDHDHGKSGGHDHAGGDDPHAWQSVVNARLYVANIRDALSAADPAGKAAYEANAAAYLGKLDALQGEIQAAVARIPVDRRKAITSHDAFGYFVKAYGIEFVAPQGVSTEAEASAKDVVRIIRQVKAQKIPAVFLENITNPRLIEQIARETGAKIGGRLYSDALSTASGPAGTYIEMMRHNIRQIEKALGTGAA; translated from the coding sequence ACTGGCCCTCTCGGCCGCGCCGCTGATCGCGCGTGCCCAGGAGAAACTGCCGGTCGTTGCGAGCTTCTCGATCCTTGGCGACTTCGCCAGGGAGATCGGTGGCGAACGCGTCGCGGTGACGATTCTGGTCGGGCCCGATGGCGATGCCCATGTCTATTCGCCGACGCCGGCCGATGCGAAGAGCGTGGCCGCAGCGAAGCTGGTCCTGATCAACGGGCTCAAATTCGAAGGCTGGTTGTCCCGGCTGATCAAGTCCTCCGGCACGAGCGCAATCATCGCGACGGCGACGCAGGGTGTCTCACCCCTGAAGCTGAAGGACGACGATCATGACCACGGCAAGTCGGGTGGCCATGATCATGCGGGTGGGGACGACCCTCATGCCTGGCAGAGCGTCGTCAACGCCAGGCTCTATGTCGCGAATATCCGCGATGCGCTGAGCGCAGCCGACCCTGCCGGCAAGGCGGCCTACGAGGCCAATGCCGCGGCCTATCTCGGCAAGCTCGATGCACTTCAAGGCGAGATCCAGGCTGCCGTGGCCCGCATCCCGGTCGACCGACGCAAGGCCATCACGTCGCACGATGCCTTTGGTTATTTCGTCAAGGCATATGGCATTGAATTCGTGGCGCCACAGGGTGTTTCGACCGAGGCTGAAGCCTCTGCCAAGGACGTGGTGCGCATCATTCGCCAGGTCAAGGCGCAGAAAATTCCGGCGGTCTTCCTCGAGAATATCACCAATCCGCGGTTGATCGAGCAGATCGCGCGCGAAACCGGAGCCAAGATCGGCGGCCGGCTCTACTCCGATGCACTCTCGACCGCATCCGGCCCTGCCGGGACTTACATCGAGATGATGCGACACAATATAAGGCAGATCGAAAAGGCGCTCGGCACAGGCGCAGCGTAA
- a CDS encoding GTP-binding protein produces the protein MSEKIPVTVLTGYLGAGKTTLLNRILTEDHGKKFAVIVNEFGEAGIDGDLVVGADEEVFEMNNGCICCTVRGDLIRILDGLMKRKGKFDAIIVETTGLADPAPVAQTFFVDQDVGDATKLDAVVTVTDAKWLKDRLKDAPEAKNQIAFADVIILNKTDLVTAEELAGVEAAIRAINPYAKLHKATRCDVAIDKLLDRNAFDLDRILDIEPDFLESGHHHHHSDDVRSMSFTIPGDVDPDKFMPWINDISQAQGPNILRSKGILSFKNEPRRFVFQGVHMILDGDLQRDWKADEKRESRLVFIGRDLDENELRKGFMACAA, from the coding sequence ATGTCTGAAAAGATCCCCGTTACCGTGCTCACCGGCTATCTCGGAGCCGGCAAGACCACGCTCCTCAACCGCATCCTCACCGAAGACCACGGCAAGAAGTTCGCCGTGATCGTCAACGAGTTCGGCGAGGCCGGCATCGATGGCGACCTCGTCGTCGGCGCCGACGAGGAAGTCTTCGAGATGAACAACGGTTGCATCTGCTGCACCGTCCGCGGCGACCTGATCCGCATCCTCGACGGGCTGATGAAGCGCAAGGGCAAGTTCGACGCGATCATCGTCGAGACCACCGGCCTCGCCGACCCGGCCCCCGTCGCCCAGACCTTCTTTGTCGACCAGGATGTCGGCGATGCGACCAAGCTCGACGCCGTCGTCACCGTGACCGACGCCAAATGGCTGAAGGACCGCCTGAAGGATGCTCCCGAGGCGAAGAACCAGATCGCCTTCGCCGACGTCATCATTCTCAACAAGACCGATCTGGTCACGGCCGAGGAGCTGGCCGGGGTCGAGGCGGCGATCCGCGCGATCAACCCCTATGCCAAACTGCACAAGGCGACCCGCTGCGACGTCGCGATCGACAAGCTGCTCGACCGCAACGCCTTCGATCTCGACCGGATTCTCGACATCGAGCCCGACTTCCTCGAGTCCGGCCATCACCATCACCATTCCGATGATGTGCGCTCGATGTCGTTCACGATCCCCGGCGATGTCGATCCCGACAAATTCATGCCCTGGATCAACGACATCTCTCAGGCGCAGGGTCCGAACATCCTGCGCTCCAAGGGCATCCTGTCCTTCAAGAACGAGCCGCGCCGCTTCGTTTTCCAGGGCGTGCACATGATTCTCGACGGCGATCTGCAGCGTGATTGGAAGGCAGACGAGAAGCGTGAATCGCGTCTCGTCTTCATCGGCCGCGATCTCGACGAGAACGAGTTGCGCAAGGGGTTTATGGCCTGCGCGGCGTGA